One Cytobacillus luteolus genomic window carries:
- a CDS encoding C40 family peptidase, which produces MRKFLSIFVLTIIISFPTVLFGNNTAAAESHGEEIATYGKEFLGVSYKFGGTTPSSGFDCSGYLTYVFNKFNISLPRTAADQYQAGEKVSNKDIVVGDLVFFTTYKSGASHAGIYVGDNKFIHASSSKGIMISSLDERYWKTRYLGARRFITSSTNLTVKDGQIGVLTINESINLWKRTDDNQLQEVRVLQKGEKYRVYGYDDKFGGQYDLGGGLYVTNIDSHIVYSELTSKR; this is translated from the coding sequence ATGAGAAAATTTTTGTCAATCTTTGTGCTAACTATAATCATCAGTTTTCCAACAGTATTATTTGGAAATAATACCGCAGCTGCCGAAAGCCACGGGGAAGAAATTGCAACATATGGGAAAGAGTTCCTAGGAGTTTCATATAAGTTCGGTGGAACTACTCCATCATCAGGCTTTGATTGTTCGGGATATTTGACCTATGTTTTTAACAAATTTAATATCTCATTACCACGCACAGCAGCAGATCAATATCAAGCTGGTGAAAAGGTGAGTAACAAAGACATAGTTGTCGGAGATTTAGTATTTTTTACTACATATAAGTCCGGTGCTTCACATGCAGGGATTTACGTGGGCGATAATAAATTTATTCACGCAAGTTCAAGTAAAGGTATTATGATATCTAGTTTAGACGAACGCTACTGGAAAACGAGATATCTTGGCGCAAGAAGATTTATCACTTCTAGTACTAATCTGACTGTAAAAGACGGACAAATTGGTGTACTTACAATTAATGAATCTATTAACCTTTGGAAGAGAACAGATGATAATCAACTACAAGAAGTTCGTGTTCTCCAAAAAGGTGAAAAGTATCGTGTGTATGGGTACGATGATAAATTTGGCGGCCAATACGATCTTGGTGGAGGACTATACGTTACAAATATAGACTCACATATAGTGTATTCAGAGTTAACGAGCAAAAGATAA
- a CDS encoding accessory Sec system S-layer assembly protein, whose translation MGHFNDTQKELDENNEHNTSQEETTQVKTTLSFHPEWDLPASEKYVYQFKHQKLEPLQPNQISVSGINLIEYDEGFVVTAFLRNTLPKGIEFETIDLLVIDNEGNALARKTFEMDLLGEIPSMGCRPWRFLFQNENKLIDGPLPQDGDWNLAFELKQSAPMKLTLDLEESWKNSLAEDKVQQLREMVEKLPALKPGEVNFMGIQATKNESGELLTTILIRNASNQNINLEQVPLVIEDATNSVVAKGLFKLENFEVKANTCKPWTFIFPASLQTEDEMDLSRWKAYVPQQ comes from the coding sequence ATGGGACATTTTAATGATACTCAAAAAGAGCTTGATGAAAATAATGAACACAACACATCACAAGAGGAGACAACCCAAGTTAAGACCACTCTGAGCTTCCACCCAGAGTGGGACTTACCCGCTTCCGAAAAGTATGTGTATCAATTCAAACATCAAAAGTTAGAGCCTTTGCAACCAAATCAAATTTCGGTTTCAGGTATTAACTTAATTGAATATGATGAAGGCTTTGTCGTTACTGCCTTCTTAAGGAATACACTTCCTAAGGGAATAGAATTTGAAACAATCGATCTTTTGGTAATTGATAATGAAGGAAATGCTCTAGCTAGAAAAACTTTTGAAATGGATTTATTGGGTGAGATTCCTTCAATGGGTTGTAGACCATGGAGATTTTTATTCCAAAATGAAAATAAATTGATTGATGGTCCATTACCTCAAGATGGTGATTGGAATCTAGCGTTTGAACTTAAACAAAGCGCACCTATGAAATTAACACTTGATTTAGAAGAGTCCTGGAAAAATTCCCTAGCTGAAGATAAAGTTCAGCAGCTAAGAGAAATGGTAGAAAAACTACCAGCACTAAAACCTGGTGAAGTCAATTTCATGGGAATACAGGCTACTAAGAATGAAAGTGGAGAGCTTTTAACTACCATTCTTATTCGTAATGCTAGTAACCAAAATATCAACCTAGAGCAAGTACCACTCGTGATCGAAGATGCGACAAATTCAGTCGTAGCCAAAGGATTGTTTAAACTTGAAAACTTCGAGGTAAAAGCTAACACATGTAAGCCATGGACATTCATTTTCCCTGCTTCTTTACAGACAGAGGATGAAATGGATCTTTCAAGATGGAAGGCTTACGTACCTCAACAATAA
- the secA2 gene encoding accessory Sec system translocase SecA2: MLAMMKRIFDEGSREVHKLTKHVDKINALEEEISRLSDEELMSSTAHFKQKLQEGKTLDDIKEVAFAVVREASKRVLGLRHYDVQMIGGLVLHNGDIAEMQTGEGKTLVATLPSYLHALQGKGVHIITANEYLARRDYETMGKIHEFLGLTVGLNISQISPYEKVEAYNADITYGTGTEFGFDYLRDNMVHNAEEKVQRSLHYAIVDEIDSILIDEARTPLIIANKSNLSTELFYVTAEIVKTFSKDVDYEFYPETKQIVLAEAGAKAVEEAFGLENLYDAEHRELLHHLMQSLRAAVVMRKDVDYIVRGNDILLVDQFTGRIMEGRTFSEGLHQAIEAKEGVVVKEENDTQATITVQNYFRMYQTLCGMTGSATPAKREFLDTYGINVVTIPTNKPRIRIDLEDIVYAKKEDKVKRIVQEVTQHHKNGRPVLIGTTSIEQSEKLSEHLKKAKIEHRILNAKTVEDEAKLIATAGQKGQVMLATNMAGRGTDITLGEGVAELGGLHIIGTEKHESARIDMQLRGRTGRQGDPGSTQFIISLEDDLFNAYDLEELDRWKKKLKTNEEGLVITPDPIKFVRKVQETVEGAHFSARSHLLKLDDVVDQQRKVIYKKRNLLLETEIVLPDVLEHIKKHLNDLVEKYCLEEELFEEWNISGLYEELTLSIHHLDVKQEDLTGIEKEAIQKIITDAYDKYVNELKDIEKDLDFQKQIKSMMLRELDSKWIPHIEVMNVLKEGISMRSYGQEDPYRLYEFDAFEEFNHLLRDLDSTISRSFLAYVKHWEIQMQEMEEHNE, encoded by the coding sequence ATGTTAGCGATGATGAAACGTATCTTTGATGAAGGTTCTAGAGAGGTTCATAAATTAACAAAACATGTTGATAAAATAAATGCGTTAGAAGAAGAAATCTCAAGGCTATCAGATGAGGAACTAATGAGCTCTACTGCTCATTTTAAGCAAAAATTACAAGAAGGTAAAACCCTGGATGATATTAAGGAAGTTGCGTTTGCAGTGGTACGTGAAGCATCGAAAAGGGTACTCGGTCTGCGTCATTATGATGTCCAGATGATCGGTGGCCTAGTACTACATAACGGTGACATTGCTGAAATGCAAACCGGGGAAGGAAAAACATTGGTAGCTACTTTACCAAGCTACTTACATGCCCTTCAAGGAAAAGGTGTTCATATCATAACTGCTAATGAATATTTAGCAAGACGTGACTATGAAACAATGGGAAAAATACATGAATTCCTTGGCCTTACAGTTGGCCTGAATATTTCACAAATCTCCCCTTATGAAAAAGTAGAGGCCTATAACGCTGACATTACTTATGGTACAGGGACAGAATTTGGGTTTGATTACTTAAGAGATAATATGGTTCATAATGCGGAAGAAAAAGTTCAACGTTCACTTCATTATGCAATTGTTGATGAAATCGATTCAATTCTTATTGATGAAGCAAGAACACCTTTAATTATTGCAAACAAATCAAATCTATCAACTGAACTTTTCTATGTAACAGCAGAAATTGTAAAAACATTTTCAAAAGATGTGGACTATGAATTTTATCCAGAAACAAAGCAAATTGTTTTAGCTGAAGCAGGTGCTAAAGCTGTTGAAGAGGCTTTTGGATTGGAAAATCTTTATGACGCAGAACATAGAGAATTACTTCATCATTTGATGCAATCTCTCCGTGCTGCTGTAGTAATGAGAAAAGATGTAGACTATATTGTTCGTGGCAATGATATTCTGTTAGTTGACCAATTTACTGGTCGTATCATGGAAGGGCGTACATTTAGTGAAGGTCTACACCAAGCAATTGAAGCAAAAGAAGGCGTAGTAGTTAAAGAGGAAAACGACACTCAAGCTACAATTACCGTTCAGAACTATTTCAGAATGTATCAAACTTTATGTGGAATGACTGGAAGTGCGACACCTGCTAAGAGAGAATTTTTAGACACGTACGGAATTAACGTTGTAACAATTCCAACAAACAAACCACGTATTCGTATTGATTTGGAAGATATCGTTTATGCAAAAAAAGAGGACAAAGTAAAACGAATTGTCCAAGAAGTTACTCAACATCATAAAAATGGACGCCCAGTATTAATTGGGACTACCTCAATTGAACAATCTGAAAAACTCTCTGAGCATCTAAAGAAAGCTAAGATTGAGCATCGAATACTTAATGCTAAAACAGTTGAAGATGAAGCAAAACTTATAGCAACTGCAGGACAAAAAGGACAAGTGATGCTAGCTACTAACATGGCTGGTCGTGGAACAGATATAACGTTAGGTGAAGGTGTAGCAGAGTTGGGTGGTCTTCATATTATTGGCACAGAGAAACATGAAAGTGCACGTATCGATATGCAATTACGAGGACGTACTGGTAGACAAGGCGACCCAGGTTCGACTCAATTCATTATCTCATTAGAAGATGACTTATTTAATGCGTATGACCTTGAAGAGTTAGATAGATGGAAGAAAAAACTGAAAACAAATGAAGAAGGCTTAGTAATTACACCAGATCCTATTAAATTTGTTCGCAAGGTTCAAGAGACAGTTGAGGGAGCTCACTTCTCTGCTCGATCACACCTTCTTAAATTGGATGATGTGGTAGATCAACAAAGAAAAGTCATTTATAAAAAACGCAATTTACTGCTGGAAACTGAAATTGTCCTTCCTGATGTCCTTGAACATATTAAAAAGCACTTAAACGACCTGGTTGAAAAGTATTGCCTTGAAGAAGAATTGTTTGAAGAATGGAATATCTCCGGATTATATGAGGAATTGACCCTATCCATCCATCATTTAGATGTGAAGCAAGAGGACCTTACCGGTATCGAAAAAGAAGCAATTCAAAAAATAATTACGGATGCTTATGATAAATACGTTAATGAACTTAAAGATATTGAAAAAGACCTAGACTTCCAGAAGCAAATTAAAAGCATGATGTTACGAGAACTAGATTCAAAGTGGATTCCTCATATTGAAGTAATGAACGTACTAAAAGAAGGAATAAGCATGAGAAGTTACGGTCAAGAAGATCCATATCGCTTATATGAATTTGATGCATTTGAGGAGTTCAATCATTTATTAAGAGACTTGGACTCAACTATTAGCAGATCCTTCCTAGCATATGTTAAGCATTGGGAAATCCAAATGCAAGAAATGGAGGAACACAACGAATAA
- a CDS encoding WD40 repeat domain-containing protein — protein MKKLVMFLFISIFIFSSSSTFAFENNHTIDNDSRFTKIGPQVFTSSALTATTGTDSKGTPLMYVILHGTPTVVAVIDLNTETLVRTLTLEDSTSATGLDVDENQVLWVGGTNNGSVYSYDPNTDVFKNHGNKLENPKDTAILDIDVEDTILFAGSAYGGSVFGLSTTTDELINYGQIIDKKEFVKSVKYFKPRNSIYLGVGSNAELVEMDLITGLKRNFLPKKYANEKFISDLDLAGNKLFARMYPSKKIAVFDTSTNTLADEFPADSRGVSPVSPNGQIVYYSSKGSIYEYNLLTQKSNELSAKIPEGTSALSLNFVQLKDGLSLVGLLDNHGNYFIYNIASGNHTVKKLALPGQPITLHTMIESLDGGQIFVNGYMSGGLGIYDIITGNSQDLKGISQVESMAFLNGKLYFGGYPKARILEYDLEQPWDFSNPIELFRLEQVGQERPTAMIADDASNQLFVGTFPGNKTNSGVLAIYNPISKEHKVIKNYIPEQSIVSFAKHNGYIYGGTSIFSNHSASKYTAKLFRFPIDNPSKKEIIPLPVNSSLVTGLIHGPYETIWGWANGTLFVYNPQDDSIRWKEILSTISGRLKNAKMIVGKDGYVYATVEGRLLQIDPISLKHTTLKENEAYDLAQDYNGDLYFRNQADLWKYSTN, from the coding sequence ATGAAAAAACTAGTAATGTTTCTTTTTATTTCTATTTTTATTTTTTCGAGTAGTAGTACATTCGCTTTTGAAAACAACCATACGATTGACAACGATTCAAGGTTTACAAAAATCGGCCCTCAGGTTTTCACATCCTCGGCCTTAACTGCAACCACTGGTACTGACTCAAAAGGGACACCGCTTATGTACGTTATCCTTCACGGTACTCCAACTGTAGTAGCAGTCATTGATTTAAACACAGAGACGCTTGTAAGGACTTTAACCCTTGAAGACTCTACAAGTGCTACGGGTCTTGATGTTGATGAAAATCAAGTACTATGGGTTGGCGGAACAAATAACGGTTCTGTTTATAGCTATGACCCAAATACTGATGTCTTCAAAAATCATGGGAATAAATTAGAGAATCCAAAAGATACAGCCATTTTAGATATCGATGTAGAGGACACTATTCTTTTTGCAGGTTCCGCATACGGAGGATCTGTTTTTGGGCTTTCAACAACAACAGATGAACTAATTAACTATGGGCAGATTATAGACAAGAAAGAATTTGTAAAATCAGTTAAATATTTTAAACCAAGAAATAGTATTTATCTTGGGGTTGGGTCAAATGCAGAATTAGTAGAAATGGATCTCATCACGGGACTAAAACGTAATTTCTTACCTAAAAAATATGCAAATGAAAAATTCATTTCGGATTTAGATTTAGCAGGTAACAAGCTATTTGCACGTATGTATCCAAGTAAAAAAATTGCTGTATTTGATACGTCTACTAATACATTAGCAGATGAATTTCCAGCTGATTCTAGAGGAGTTTCTCCTGTATCTCCTAATGGTCAAATTGTTTATTATTCATCTAAAGGCTCTATTTATGAATACAATCTACTCACCCAAAAATCGAATGAACTTAGTGCTAAAATTCCCGAGGGGACTTCAGCTTTATCCCTCAATTTTGTTCAATTAAAAGATGGATTGTCATTAGTAGGTCTTCTTGATAATCACGGTAATTACTTTATCTACAATATAGCTTCTGGAAATCATACCGTAAAAAAACTAGCCTTACCTGGTCAACCAATCACTCTCCATACAATGATTGAAAGTCTAGATGGTGGTCAAATTTTCGTTAATGGTTATATGTCCGGAGGCTTAGGGATTTACGATATAATAACTGGGAACTCACAGGATTTAAAAGGAATAAGCCAAGTGGAATCTATGGCCTTTCTTAATGGTAAATTATACTTTGGCGGATATCCAAAAGCACGTATACTTGAATATGATTTAGAACAACCTTGGGACTTTTCAAATCCTATAGAATTATTTAGATTAGAACAAGTCGGCCAAGAACGACCAACTGCCATGATTGCTGATGATGCTTCTAATCAATTATTTGTTGGTACATTCCCTGGTAACAAAACTAATTCAGGAGTTCTAGCGATATACAATCCTATTTCAAAAGAACACAAAGTGATTAAAAACTATATACCTGAACAAAGTATTGTTTCATTTGCGAAACATAACGGATATATCTATGGAGGCACATCCATTTTCTCTAATCACAGTGCTTCAAAGTACACAGCTAAATTATTCAGATTTCCTATTGATAATCCTTCAAAGAAAGAGATTATCCCACTCCCTGTCAATTCTAGTTTAGTGACAGGATTGATACATGGACCTTACGAAACAATTTGGGGATGGGCAAATGGGACACTCTTTGTTTATAATCCACAAGACGATAGTATTAGATGGAAAGAGATTCTCTCTACGATTTCAGGACGCCTAAAAAATGCGAAAATGATCGTTGGAAAAGATGGTTATGTGTATGCAACAGTAGAAGGAAGACTTCTTCAGATAGACCCTATCAGTTTAAAACATACTACCTTAAAAGAAAATGAAGCGTATGACCTGGCTCAGGATTATAACGGCGACCTTTATTTTAGAAATCAGGCAGACCTTTGGAAGTATTCGACAAATTAA
- a CDS encoding glycosyltransferase family 4 protein: MNTQMIFAFFAALLTVLVVTPIVIKLAIKIGAVDKPNERKVHEKLMPRLGGLAIFMGVIAGYFAGGVYNEKVTGITVGALLIIVIGILDDKYELSAKVKFAGQIIVAGLVVGSGLTIEFLTIPFVGTFDLGLWTYPITIFWIVAITNAINLIDGLDGLSAGISAISIATIAVMAALAGKGLILTLSLILLGAIIGFLFYNFHPAKIFMGDTGALFLGYAISILSLLGLYKSVTLFSFIVPIIILGVPIFDTTYAIIRRLVNKRPISSPDKSHLHHRLLALGLSHRNTVLVIYSLGILFSVSAIVFSTSTLWGSILIIFGLLLITEVVAEMIGLVHEKYRPVLGLYRKVVGVRKVSGRQN; encoded by the coding sequence ATGAATACACAAATGATATTCGCATTTTTTGCTGCTTTACTAACTGTATTGGTAGTTACACCAATTGTGATAAAGCTTGCTATTAAAATTGGTGCAGTAGACAAACCGAATGAGCGTAAAGTACATGAGAAATTAATGCCTCGTCTAGGTGGTTTAGCCATTTTTATGGGTGTTATTGCAGGTTACTTTGCAGGTGGAGTATACAACGAAAAAGTTACTGGAATTACAGTTGGAGCACTTTTAATTATTGTTATTGGAATCCTTGATGATAAATATGAGCTTTCAGCAAAAGTGAAATTTGCTGGTCAAATAATTGTTGCAGGTTTAGTAGTAGGTAGCGGGTTAACCATTGAATTTCTAACCATTCCATTTGTGGGAACATTCGATTTAGGCTTATGGACATATCCAATTACGATATTTTGGATTGTGGCAATTACAAATGCAATTAACTTAATCGATGGTCTTGATGGACTTTCAGCAGGAATCTCAGCAATCAGTATTGCTACAATTGCGGTTATGGCGGCATTAGCTGGTAAAGGGCTTATCTTAACACTTTCATTAATCTTACTAGGAGCTATTATTGGTTTCTTATTTTATAATTTCCACCCAGCAAAAATCTTTATGGGGGATACGGGTGCACTTTTCTTAGGGTATGCAATCTCCATTCTTTCTCTTTTAGGTCTATATAAGAGTGTTACATTATTCAGTTTTATCGTACCAATCATTATTCTTGGGGTACCGATTTTTGATACAACCTATGCAATCATTCGTCGATTAGTGAACAAAAGACCAATTTCGTCACCAGATAAATCACATTTACATCACAGATTACTTGCATTAGGTCTTTCACACCGTAATACAGTTCTTGTGATTTACTCACTAGGAATTTTATTCAGTGTTAGTGCGATTGTATTTTCAACATCAACATTATGGGGTTCAATTCTTATTATCTTCGGATTACTTCTAATCACTGAAGTTGTTGCAGAAATGATTGGACTTGTTCATGAGAAATATCGACCAGTCCTAGGCCTTTATAGAAAAGTAGTAGGAGTAAGAAAAGTCTCTGGAAGACAAAATTAA
- a CDS encoding DegT/DnrJ/EryC1/StrS family aminotransferase translates to MKVPMLDLSEQYQELKSEVLAALDEVMSSSRFILGDHVKKLETDVATYSNVKHGIGCGNGSDAIHIALQAAGVGPGDEVITTPFTFFATGGAVARAGAKPVYVDIDPVTFNIDPSKIEAAITPNTKAIIPVHLYGQMADMDPIVEIAKKHNLVIVEDAAQAIGAKYKGKSVGELGTAATYSFFPTKNLGAYGDGGMIVTNDDELAEKMSVIRVHGSKPKYYHHVLGYNSRLDELQAAVLNVKFPHLDKWSTLRREKAETYTRLLNEALGEKVVTPVEVEGNYHVFHQYTIRVPQRDELQKYLNEQGVQTMVYYPLPLHVQPVFKDLGYKEGDFPESEKAANEAISLPMFPELKQEQQEYVVSKIVEFFKK, encoded by the coding sequence ATGAAAGTACCTATGTTAGACCTAAGCGAACAGTATCAAGAACTAAAATCTGAGGTATTAGCTGCCCTTGATGAGGTTATGAGCTCTTCTCGCTTTATTCTAGGTGATCATGTAAAGAAATTAGAAACTGATGTTGCTACATATAGTAATGTGAAACATGGTATTGGATGTGGAAATGGTAGTGATGCTATACATATTGCACTGCAGGCTGCTGGGGTAGGACCTGGTGATGAAGTTATTACAACTCCATTTACATTCTTTGCAACAGGTGGTGCTGTTGCACGTGCTGGTGCTAAACCTGTTTATGTTGATATTGATCCTGTGACATTTAATATTGACCCTTCAAAAATTGAAGCGGCGATTACACCAAATACAAAAGCAATTATTCCTGTTCATCTGTATGGTCAAATGGCTGATATGGATCCTATCGTGGAAATTGCTAAAAAACATAATCTTGTGATTGTAGAAGATGCTGCCCAAGCAATTGGTGCAAAATATAAAGGTAAAAGTGTTGGTGAACTAGGGACTGCTGCTACATATAGTTTCTTCCCAACTAAAAACTTAGGTGCATATGGTGACGGTGGTATGATCGTTACAAATGATGATGAACTTGCTGAGAAAATGTCAGTTATCCGCGTACACGGAAGTAAGCCTAAATATTATCATCACGTACTAGGTTACAACAGTCGTCTTGATGAGCTTCAAGCTGCAGTTTTGAATGTGAAGTTCCCCCACCTAGATAAGTGGAGCACTCTTCGCCGTGAAAAAGCAGAAACGTATACTAGATTACTAAATGAAGCACTTGGCGAAAAGGTGGTAACACCAGTTGAAGTTGAAGGGAACTATCACGTATTCCATCAGTACACAATTCGTGTGCCACAACGTGATGAATTACAAAAATATTTAAATGAGCAAGGTGTACAAACGATGGTGTATTATCCACTACCATTACACGTACAACCAGTTTTCAAGGATTTAGGTTATAAAGAGGGCGATTTCCCTGAATCTGAAAAAGCAGCAAATGAGGCAATTTCACTCCCAATGTTCCCAGAATTAAAACAAGAACAACAAGAGTATGTTGTTTCAAAAATTGTGGAGTTTTTTAAGAAATAA
- a CDS encoding lipopolysaccharide biosynthesis protein: protein MHIYLKVGAELSTQEKRFVLYEYLLFFWRKKWAFVIIPVIMIALGALASQLFLKETPYEGKATVFTGSVKSKGVTDPEIVESKYKEFVTGGFDAYVARDSYIRLTINGDNAKTIESELNEVAESLLNDLQIQAENRLNNTSKYVTTLEERAGALEKAQAIYETQLARVDLELDEQNNYRELAVWTKAQIAETNATLNRVRGDLLFFEKPALVSSTVGKTNTHLKESMALGAILGLLATVAFLMLWKYLFDARRYYEHD, encoded by the coding sequence TTGCATATATATTTGAAAGTTGGTGCAGAATTGTCTACACAAGAAAAACGTTTTGTCTTATACGAGTATTTATTATTTTTCTGGAGAAAAAAATGGGCGTTCGTTATTATCCCTGTTATTATGATTGCCCTTGGTGCGTTAGCATCACAGTTGTTTTTAAAAGAAACGCCATATGAAGGAAAAGCTACCGTGTTTACTGGTTCAGTTAAATCAAAAGGAGTAACAGATCCAGAGATTGTTGAAAGTAAGTATAAGGAATTTGTTACTGGTGGATTTGATGCGTATGTGGCGAGAGACAGCTATATTAGATTAACAATCAATGGTGATAATGCAAAAACAATTGAGAGTGAACTTAATGAAGTTGCAGAATCTTTATTGAATGATCTTCAAATACAGGCTGAGAACCGATTAAATAATACATCTAAATACGTTACAACTTTAGAGGAAAGAGCAGGGGCCTTAGAAAAGGCGCAAGCTATTTATGAAACACAATTAGCAAGAGTTGATTTGGAATTAGATGAGCAGAACAACTATCGCGAACTTGCAGTTTGGACAAAAGCTCAAATTGCAGAAACGAATGCTACTCTTAACCGAGTTAGAGGTGACTTACTTTTCTTTGAGAAACCAGCTTTAGTTTCATCTACTGTTGGTAAAACAAATACACACTTAAAAGAAAGCATGGCATTAGGTGCTATCTTAGGCTTATTAGCTACAGTTGCATTCTTAATGTTATGGAAGTATTTATTTGATGCAAGGAGGTACTACGAGCATGATTAA
- a CDS encoding Gfo/Idh/MocA family protein, whose product MIKFAIVGMGHIASKHIDAIEKAEGAKLTAICDTNTERLKEVPTGVKTYTDLSVMLEENNDISVVNICVPSGLHARLTKIVAEHKRHIIVEKPMSLKLEDAEEMIEVAKENGVKLAVVHPNRFRPAIQKLKEKVESGVFGKLSHANATVRWNRNQEYYDQAPWRGTKEFDGGVLMNQAIHNLDLMLWLMGPVESVQSMVATRLRNIETEDVATSVVRFKNGALGVIEAATTIYPKNLEESISIFGETASVKIGGRNANYIETWDIEGVTEEEINSTVEEIKADPFGKPGHQWIIEDMVDAIKEDREPIVSGEDGMAPIKLILAIIESSEKGTQITLS is encoded by the coding sequence ATGATTAAATTTGCTATCGTTGGTATGGGGCATATTGCTAGTAAGCATATTGATGCAATTGAAAAAGCAGAAGGTGCAAAGTTAACTGCAATCTGTGATACAAACACTGAACGTTTAAAAGAAGTCCCAACTGGGGTAAAGACTTATACAGATTTATCAGTAATGTTAGAGGAAAATAACGACATTTCTGTTGTAAATATATGTGTGCCTTCTGGCCTACATGCACGTTTAACTAAAATTGTAGCAGAACATAAACGCCATATTATTGTAGAAAAACCAATGTCACTTAAACTTGAAGATGCTGAGGAAATGATTGAAGTTGCTAAAGAAAACGGGGTTAAACTTGCGGTTGTTCACCCTAACCGTTTCCGCCCAGCGATTCAAAAATTAAAAGAAAAAGTTGAGTCTGGTGTGTTTGGCAAACTAAGTCATGCTAATGCTACGGTAAGATGGAATCGTAACCAAGAGTATTATGATCAAGCTCCCTGGCGTGGAACGAAAGAGTTTGATGGCGGGGTTTTAATGAACCAAGCCATCCATAACCTTGACTTAATGCTTTGGTTAATGGGACCTGTTGAATCGGTTCAATCAATGGTTGCAACTAGACTACGAAACATTGAGACAGAAGATGTAGCAACAAGTGTTGTTCGCTTTAAAAATGGAGCACTTGGGGTGATAGAAGCTGCTACAACAATTTATCCTAAGAACCTAGAAGAATCCATTTCGATCTTCGGTGAAACAGCTTCGGTCAAAATTGGCGGTCGTAATGCGAACTATATTGAGACATGGGATATAGAGGGTGTTACAGAGGAAGAAATTAATAGTACGGTTGAAGAAATAAAAGCTGATCCATTTGGTAAACCAGGGCATCAATGGATTATAGAAGATATGGTAGATGCAATCAAAGAAGACCGTGAACCAATTGTATCCGGTGAGGATGGAATGGCTCCAATTAAATTAATTTTAGCAATCATAGAGTCATCTGAAAAAGGTACACAAATTACATTATCTTAA